From the genome of Odocoileus virginianus isolate 20LAN1187 ecotype Illinois chromosome 16, Ovbor_1.2, whole genome shotgun sequence, one region includes:
- the LOC110150525 gene encoding ATP synthase subunit epsilon, mitochondrial, with translation MVAYWRQAGLSYIRYSQICAKAVRDALKTEFKANAMKTSGSSVKIVKVKKE, from the coding sequence ATGGTGGCGTATTGGCGACAGGCTGGACTCAGCTACATCCGATACTCCCAGATCTGTGCAAAAGCAGTCAGAGATGCACTGAAGACCGAATTCAAAGCAAACGCCATGAAGACTTCTGGCAGCAGCGTaaaaattgtgaaagtgaaaaaggaataa